The window GAGCTTAAGTAATTTAATGACTTCTTCCCTTTCTTTCAAAGAAAAATAagttgtttgatatttaaattggagaaattgattataaatgataagtagATGCATATATTTAAGCGTGTTTGGATAAACATCATAggtaatatatgaatattaatgAATCGtatcttattttgattttatataaacTTTAGTTAGAATATGTATAACTGATATAGATTTTTTACATATTActtcaaaatttcataaaattttggtgaaattttcaaaaaatttaaaatatactaaaCAATCACAAAGCATCCATCATTTAAAAAATCCATTAACATTTGAATATCTTCGTATTTTAATAAATGCTAAATAAAGTGTGATAGTACTTCAAATCCTGTTTCAGTGATGTGACATTTTAATTCGATAATTTATGTGTATAATGAGTCTCACTATTATTAGTGTGAATGAAATTAATCAAACATTACTGACCATATTTGAGAATATGTTTGGATATCTAATattttgggttaattatcaaatggaTCACTTATTCCAGCCCAATGTATCATCCGCATCACTGTGAAATTTTTGATCTCACTTAAATCACTCAACACACTAACGGTTGCATTccgttaaattaaattaaaataaattaacggGGACAATTGAGGTGGAAAAGTAACAACTACTTCTGCTAATTGTATATTCCACTTTATTTAATTCCTCTCTAAACATAAGTGTGTGTAGTGTATTTGGGGTTTTAGACCCCTACGTGATTTAAAAACTTAATACTACTTTCGAGctttattaatgtaaaattttttgtcatacttttttatatttgatttatttatattctagttttattaatataaaatcttttgtgatttttttttatatttgactgATTTACTTTCTAAttctattaatataaaatcttttgtcacatttttttgtatttgatttatttactttctagttttattaatataaaatatatagtcacatttttttgtatttgatttatttactttctagTTAGACTAGAATTGAAAGAATTAAGAGttgcaaaatttaaataaaatttaaaaataagcatAAATACTTAAATTGCAAAAGATCAAGCAAACGAGTaatgtttttcttttgttttcttttaatttcttatagtttatttttagtttatttgttaattttaaacttattttattcTCGCAATCCACGTAAGCGTCATGTCACCCGAACTTAACGGAAAAAGTTAATTTTAACgtcttttttaatttgatttaacgACATGCAATCGTTAGTCTGTTGAGTGGTTTatgtgagaccaaaaatttcatAGTGATGCAGATGATACATTAGGCTGGAATAAGTGATCCATTTGATTATTAACccttaatatttttcttttgaaataatttcaATTAAGTAGCATCGAATTTGcgaacataatttaaaattctcatTAAAtgtcattaatatattttaatatctcaACTAAAATATCTCAGGATTGTGTTAATTTTTCCAAATCCGAATTAAATACATGTGCATAAATATTGAGTCTGTCATAGTGAACAAGAAGCCCAACAGCTTATAAATACATAGCCTATTCTAAATCATCACCACTTCATTTGGCTCTTTGATTACAACGATCATGGGCATACTAAAGCAAGGCAGCCACACATCACCGTCACCACTACTACTTGTACACATATTAATCTTCATACAGATAGCTCCTCTGATTGTTAAAGCTCAGACCCTGATACCGTCCAAGTACGATGGGTTCGTCTATAAGAACAGACCCGTGACCACGGATTCGATCATAATCGAAGCGTTTCTCGATCCGGTTTGCATTGACAGCAAGGACTCATGGCCACCTTTAAAACAAGCTATTCATCACTACCCCTCGGGTTCTATTTCGCTTATCGTTCACACCTTTCCTTTACCGTCAGTAGCTTTCATTCTCATATACTAATTTTTATCAGACAGAAATTTAATTCTTGTGTTATTACTGATACTTCTTTTGGTGTTGTGTTGTGTTAGAAATTAGTTATCTGAGTGTTTGACAGAAACTATAGTATTATCAGTGGGCCCAAAATATCAAAGAATAGTAAACGATTCTATGATATTACTGGTGGACCCAATATATTAAAAgaatacttattattttttaatatgataaagGTGTTACAACTGAGATTAATATActttatttctctgtgttatgcAGTTACCATGACAACGCATTTGTGACTTCCCGTGCTCTGCACATTGTAAATAGCATTAACAGCTCTGCTACCTACGATTTGTTGGATCTCTTCTTTGACGACCAGGTAAGTCTAAATTGTTGTTTCGTTTTTCATGTACgatgatcaacaacattttcccAAGCGTGAACTAAATATTTCTGCAACATTGTAAATCTATGAATCGGCTGTGTTATTAACGTGAAAATTCTGCTTTCGACAGGAGAGGTTTTACAATTCACAAACACTCAACGATTCAAGGGCATCAGTTGTTAACCAGGTCATTCAAGTTGCGGCCAAGGCAGTAGGAAAATCAAACCTTCCTGCCATCCAATCTGGCTTCCGTGATAGTGAAACTAATTATGCAACAAGGAATTCTTTCGAGGTATCTGTTAAATCAAGTTGCAACTATACATTTAGACATTGCGAATCTTAGCCTCAACATTTAAGACAATTATAGATGTGAATATTTGATTTGCTTCACAGTACGGTTGTTCAAGAGGGGTATCCGGGGCACCATTTTTCTTTGTTAACGGATTTGTATTACCCGACGGTGGCTTGGCTATTACTTACAAAAAATGGAGAAGCATTATTGATCCACTGGTGGGGAAGGCAAAGCGTAAAGGAAACTCATTCAAGCGCTTAAGCTTAAAGCATAGATAAAAAGTAAAAGCTACTGTATGTGCTTCATCTATCTGGGCACCTATCAATTTGGTCTCCAGAGGTATTTACTTACTGTAGCGTTGTAATGCTTTTAAAATGATGTAATGCATCCAAAAACCTGGTTGAAATAGAtgttaatttatgaaattgcaCCATTTGTCTTATGATTTCCATTTTTACCTGGGAGAGGGGGGGTCTCGGAAACAAGCCTGAACCATATCTTTTTCAGTAATTCAGAGTAATAagcaaaaatacataaaattttaaatttttatatttgatcttaatattataaagtattttCAGAAAATGTTGACGTAATAAGTATGGAGCCCGAACTTAAAGTAGAAATTTGagtacattttttaattttttctaatttttaataaatttcaaaatattgatAGTAGAATATGATagagtttaattttatttaataatattattgaaatcagaaacaaTAAAAAGATACATGTAAGAATATTATTCTTAAATAAAGATCGTTTTTAATGATAATACAAAATTGAGATCATaactatttattagttaaagatATTATCATTGACAAAATTAGAGtgttatcatattatatttattagttttgaatttttaattaaataatattgaaattttaaaaaaataacataaaatattgattaaatatttcaaaatatcagATGCATATTGTAAAttattatcaaatatcaaaaaatttagtgacttatttaaaactcaaatcataaacatttaaaattttaaagtcaaaataatcattaaaaaatttaaataagataTAGCCACCTTTTTTGAAACTATCACCTTGCATCCCGGTCTATTGTCTATTCTCACTCCAAAGTCAAGAGAAATCggttttctaatttatttatttttgaaagttGAATGACATTTTTTGGCCGTTTagaaatttcataaataaagGAATCATGCATATACTTAAGTCCACATTCATATTCATACATGTAATAATACTAGTAATATTTTTACCACCAAAAGATGAAATCCAAGGGAATAATAACTCTTGATTTTAGGACAATTTTTATATTGGGATGAATCGGGTACGCACAAAAGTCTACATACATATTCGTATCGTGAACAACAAGCCCAACAACTTATAAATAACGTAGCCTCACAATAATATTCTAAATCATCACCACTCCATTCGGCTCTTTGATAAAATCGATCATGGGCATACTAAAGCAAGGCAGCCACAAAGCACCATCACCTCTGCTACTTTTACACATAATAATCTTCATACAGGTAGCTCCTCTGATCGTAAAAGCTCAGTCTCTGATACCGCCCAAGTACGATGGGTTCGTCTACAAGAACAGAGCCGCGACCACGGATTCGATCATAATCGAAGCGTTTTTCGATCCGGTTTGCCCCGACAGCAGGGACGCATGGCCACCTCTTAAACAAGCCATTCATCACTACCCCTCGGGTTCTATTTCGCTCATCGTTCACACCTTTCCTTTACCGTCAGTAGCTTTCATTCTCTAAATAGTTTTTATCGATTTTTTGTGTTATTACTGATACTTCGTTTCGTGTTGTAGAGGAGTCTTGTTTTTTTTCTGTTGTTTGGCTTTTATGTGGTCGGAGAAGAGGTTGATTGGGTGTTAGAGTGTCTGAGTGGTAGACAGAAACTATTATTACCGGTGGGcctaaaaatattaaagaataGTAAACGGTTTTATATTGTTAGCGGTGGGcccaaaatataatatttattctcaGTTATTACTGATTTTTAAAGCAAGTTATTGCGGATTATTATTTAGAATAATAACTATTATTAGAGTATTATACTAATTtccatatttaaaaaatttgttggCTGAAAAAAAActtagttttaaaatatttaatttaatatgataaagGTGTTACTACAAACTTACAACTGACGATATTACTGGTTGGATACTAAAGTCGAGTTTAATATaatgtttgatatttttaattttttttaattgtaccGGAAAAGAGAGTTCAATACTTTATTTCCCTGTGTATATGCAGGTACCATGACAACGCATTCGTGACTTCCCGTGCTCTGCACATTGTAAATAGCATTAACAGCTCTGCTACCTACAATTTGTTGGAAATCTTCTTTAACGACCAGGTAAGCAATTCATTGTCGTTTAAGTGTACCTTAATCTTCCCTGTTCCTCGTCGTGTTTCATCACTTGCTCACAAATTTTGCATTCTCTCTGTTGAGTGTTGATGTGAAACTTTACTTGTTTGCAGTTCTTTAAAGTATTAATTCTTTTCTTGCGGATTTCCACCctttatgtaaaattataatgtgtCCGTCCCTAACATTGTAGCCGGGTGAATACTCATcgacaattaataaaattttggaaGTTGGAGTTCCATGGAGATCATTGAAATAGTAAAATGAAAAGGATCTATGTACACGGCTTAAATCAGCATAATCACATTGTTTCCCTTTTCATCTACGATGACCAACAATGTTTTCCTAGGCGTGA of the Daucus carota subsp. sativus chromosome 4, DH1 v3.0, whole genome shotgun sequence genome contains:
- the LOC108218637 gene encoding uncharacterized protein LOC108218637, which codes for MGILKQGSHKAPSPLLLLHIIIFIQVAPLIVKAQSLIPPKYDGFVYKNRAATTDSIIIEAFFDPVCPDSRDAWPPLKQAIHHYPSGSISLIVHTFPLPYHDNAFVTSRALHIVNSINSSATYNLLEIFFNDQERFYNPQTLNNSRASVVNQVTQVATKAVGKSNLSAIRSGFLDSKTDHATRSSFKYGCSRGVYGTPFFFVNGFALADGGSPITYKKWRSIIDPLVGKGKA
- the LOC108218019 gene encoding uncharacterized protein LOC108218019, yielding MGILKQGSHTSPSPLLLVHILIFIQIAPLIVKAQTLIPSKYDGFVYKNRPVTTDSIIIEAFLDPVCIDSKDSWPPLKQAIHHYPSGSISLIVHTFPLPYHDNAFVTSRALHIVNSINSSATYDLLDLFFDDQERFYNSQTLNDSRASVVNQVIQVAAKAVGKSNLPAIQSGFRDSETNYATRNSFEYGCSRGVSGAPFFFVNGFVLPDGGLAITYKKWRSIIDPLVGKAKRKGNSFKRLSLKHR